From Streptomyces sp. NBC_01460, a single genomic window includes:
- the leuS gene encoding leucine--tRNA ligase has protein sequence MSETNTAAEVAAPHRYTAAMAADIEARWQDFWDAEGTYEAPNPTGDLADGSELAAKPKKFIMDMFPYPSGAGLHVGHPLGYIATDVYARHQRMTGHNVLHTLGFDAFGLPAEQYAVQTGTHPRASTEANMENMKVQLRRLGLGHDKRRSFATIDADYYKWTQWIFLQIFNSWYDTDADRARPIAELVAQFESGERPVPGGGEWGALSAAERADILGQYRLAYASDAPVNWSPGLGTVLANEEVTADGRSERGNFPVFKAKLRQWNMRITAYADRLLNDLDGLDWPEAIKLQQRNWIGRSEGARVDFPVDGAGDITVFTTRQDTLFGATYMVLAPEHELVERIIPAAWPEGTHPVWTGGHATPAEAVTAYRKQAAAKSDVERQAEAKDKTGVFTGAYATNPVSGEKVPVFIADYVLMGYGTGAIMAVPAHDARDFAFARAFELPMRCVVEPSDDRGLDPSAWDDAFGSYEAKLVNSANDEISLDGLGVVEAKAKITEWLQGRGVGEGTVNFRLRDWLFSRQRYWGEPFPIVYDEEGIAHPLPESMLPLELPEVEDYSPRTFDPEDADTQPETPLSRNADWVNVTLDLGDGAGPRNYRRETNTMPNWAGSCWYELRYLDPNNDQRLVDPAIEQYWMGPREGQPTGGVDLYVGGAEHAVLHLLYARFWSKVLHDLGHISSAEPFHKLYNQGMIQAFVYRDSRGIAVPATEVEERDGAYYHGGEKVSRVLGKMGKSLKNAVTPDEICGEYGADTLRLYEMAMGPLDVSRPWDTRAVVGQYRLLQRLWRNVVDEETGEVTVVDTEPDVDTLRALHKAIDGVGQDMAGMRFNTAIAKVTELNNHLTKAGGPLSRSVAERLVLLIAPLAPHVAEELWRRLGHTGSVVHQDFPVADPAYVVDEAVTCVVQIKGKVRARLEVAPSISDEELEALALADENVVAALGGAGIRKVIVRAPKLVNIVPA, from the coding sequence ATGAGCGAGACGAACACCGCGGCCGAGGTGGCCGCGCCGCACCGCTACACGGCAGCGATGGCCGCCGACATCGAGGCACGCTGGCAGGACTTCTGGGACGCCGAGGGGACGTACGAGGCGCCGAACCCGACCGGTGACCTGGCGGACGGCTCCGAGCTGGCCGCCAAGCCCAAGAAGTTCATCATGGACATGTTCCCGTACCCCTCGGGCGCCGGTCTGCACGTCGGCCACCCGCTGGGCTACATCGCCACCGACGTCTACGCCCGCCACCAGCGGATGACCGGGCACAACGTCCTGCACACCCTGGGCTTCGACGCCTTCGGCCTGCCGGCCGAGCAGTACGCCGTGCAGACGGGCACCCACCCGCGTGCCTCCACCGAGGCCAACATGGAGAACATGAAGGTCCAGCTGCGCCGGCTGGGCCTGGGCCACGACAAGCGCCGCTCCTTCGCCACGATCGACGCGGACTACTACAAGTGGACCCAGTGGATCTTCCTGCAGATCTTCAACTCCTGGTACGACACGGACGCCGACCGGGCACGCCCGATCGCCGAACTGGTCGCCCAGTTCGAGAGCGGTGAGCGCCCGGTCCCCGGCGGCGGCGAGTGGGGCGCGCTGAGCGCCGCCGAGCGCGCCGACATCCTGGGGCAGTACCGACTGGCGTACGCCTCGGACGCGCCGGTCAACTGGTCGCCCGGTCTGGGCACCGTGCTGGCCAACGAAGAGGTGACGGCCGACGGCCGCTCGGAGCGGGGCAACTTCCCCGTCTTCAAGGCCAAGCTGCGCCAGTGGAACATGCGCATCACCGCGTATGCCGACCGCCTGCTGAACGACCTGGACGGCCTGGACTGGCCCGAGGCCATCAAGCTGCAGCAGCGCAACTGGATCGGCCGGTCCGAGGGTGCGCGCGTCGACTTCCCCGTCGACGGAGCCGGTGACATCACCGTCTTCACCACCCGCCAGGACACCCTGTTCGGCGCCACCTACATGGTGCTGGCGCCGGAGCACGAGCTGGTCGAGCGGATCATCCCCGCCGCCTGGCCCGAGGGCACCCACCCGGTCTGGACCGGCGGCCACGCGACCCCGGCGGAGGCCGTCACCGCGTACCGCAAGCAGGCCGCGGCCAAGTCGGACGTGGAGCGTCAGGCGGAGGCCAAGGACAAGACCGGTGTCTTCACCGGCGCCTACGCGACCAACCCGGTCAGCGGCGAGAAGGTTCCCGTCTTCATCGCCGACTACGTCCTGATGGGCTACGGCACCGGCGCGATCATGGCCGTGCCGGCGCACGACGCGCGCGACTTCGCCTTCGCGCGCGCCTTCGAGCTGCCGATGCGCTGTGTCGTCGAGCCCTCGGACGACCGTGGTCTGGACCCGTCGGCATGGGACGACGCCTTCGGCTCGTACGAGGCGAAGCTGGTCAACTCCGCCAACGACGAGATCTCGCTGGACGGCCTGGGCGTCGTCGAGGCCAAGGCGAAGATCACGGAGTGGCTGCAGGGACGCGGTGTCGGCGAGGGCACCGTCAACTTCCGGCTGCGCGACTGGCTGTTCAGCCGCCAGCGCTACTGGGGCGAGCCCTTCCCGATCGTCTACGACGAGGAGGGCATCGCCCACCCGCTGCCCGAGTCGATGCTGCCGCTGGAGCTGCCCGAGGTCGAGGACTACTCGCCGCGGACCTTCGACCCGGAGGACGCCGACACCCAGCCCGAGACCCCGCTGTCCCGGAACGCGGACTGGGTCAATGTGACCCTGGACCTGGGCGACGGCGCCGGCCCGCGGAACTACCGCCGCGAGACCAACACCATGCCCAACTGGGCGGGTTCCTGTTGGTACGAGCTGCGCTACCTGGACCCGAACAACGACCAGCGGCTGGTCGATCCGGCGATCGAGCAGTACTGGATGGGACCGCGCGAGGGACAGCCGACCGGCGGCGTCGACCTGTACGTCGGCGGCGCCGAGCACGCCGTGCTGCACCTGCTGTACGCCCGCTTCTGGTCCAAGGTGCTGCACGACCTGGGGCACATCTCGTCGGCCGAGCCGTTCCACAAGCTGTACAACCAGGGCATGATCCAGGCCTTCGTCTACCGGGACAGCCGCGGCATCGCGGTCCCGGCGACCGAGGTCGAGGAGCGCGACGGTGCGTATTACCACGGCGGTGAGAAGGTCAGCCGCGTCCTGGGCAAGATGGGCAAGTCGCTGAAGAACGCGGTGACGCCCGACGAGATCTGCGGCGAGTACGGCGCGGACACGCTGCGGCTGTACGAGATGGCCATGGGACCGCTGGACGTCTCCCGCCCCTGGGACACCCGGGCCGTGGTCGGCCAGTACCGGCTGCTGCAGCGGCTGTGGCGCAACGTCGTCGACGAGGAGACCGGTGAGGTCACCGTCGTGGACACCGAGCCCGACGTGGACACGCTGCGGGCGCTGCACAAGGCCATCGACGGTGTCGGCCAGGACATGGCCGGGATGCGCTTCAACACCGCCATCGCCAAGGTCACCGAGCTGAACAACCACCTGACGAAGGCGGGCGGCCCGCTGTCCCGGTCGGTCGCGGAGCGGCTGGTGCTGCTGATCGCCCCGCTGGCGCCGCACGTGGCGGAGGAGCTGTGGCGCCGACTGGGTCACACCGGGTCCGTCGTGCACCAGGACTTCCCGGTCGCCGACCCGGCGTACGTCGTGGACGAGGCCGTGACCTGCGTGGTGCAGATCAAGGGCAAGGTCAGGGCACGCCTGGAGGTCGCCCCGTCGATCTCGGACGAGGAACTGGAGGCGCTGGCGCTGGCGGACGAGAACGTCGTCGCCGCACTGGGCGGGGCGGGGATCCGCAAGGTGATCGTGCGAGCGCCGAAGCTGGTCAACATCGTTCCCGCGTAA
- a CDS encoding NADH-ubiquinone oxidoreductase-F iron-sulfur binding region domain-containing protein, with translation MNVPLPDVPEVRVVGLPQLTTGFDLVERLDLAMHLKVHGPLEPMTGERLAELAESVSLRGRGGAGFPFGKKLRAVAKASIRRGVRPVVVINGSEGEPACRKDTVLLNRAPHLILDGALLAAEALGARTLVVAVTRNSTEISVRTALAERGLSDRRGQHLRARVVRTPERMVSGEASAVIRAVNGGPALPPGRRERAAESGVAGAPTLLSNAETYAQLAVAARLGARRYGHTGLSDEPGTVLLTVSGAVARPMVIEVPTGVPLRYVLQLAGAPPLPQGVLTGGYHGNWIDATASHDAVVSRASLAAAGGALGAGAILPIGPETCPLGESLRIANWLAAETAGQCGPCKLGLPAAAGGLSDVLNGGGPAALEALREVTQAVKGRGACKHPDGSARFLASTLSAFTDDLAAHVLDGGCGRETLGVLPLPSPGYEDLEESIPSGEKLAVDWTLCQGHGLCADIVPELIRLGPDGYPALADAAVPVHLRGRAQRAVRRCPALALRIEQAPAERPALPSAGRRALGSGRG, from the coding sequence GTGAACGTCCCCCTCCCCGACGTGCCGGAGGTCCGCGTCGTCGGACTCCCCCAGCTGACCACCGGCTTCGACCTCGTGGAACGCCTCGACCTCGCCATGCACCTGAAGGTGCACGGCCCCCTCGAACCGATGACGGGTGAGCGGCTGGCCGAACTGGCCGAGTCCGTCTCCCTGCGCGGCCGAGGGGGCGCGGGATTCCCCTTCGGGAAGAAACTGCGCGCCGTCGCGAAGGCATCCATACGCCGCGGGGTGCGGCCCGTCGTCGTGATCAACGGCAGCGAGGGCGAGCCGGCCTGCCGCAAGGACACCGTGCTGCTCAACCGCGCGCCGCACCTCATCCTCGACGGCGCCCTGCTCGCCGCCGAGGCGCTCGGCGCCCGCACCCTGGTCGTGGCCGTCACCCGCAACTCCACGGAGATCTCCGTGCGGACCGCCCTCGCCGAACGCGGCCTGTCCGACCGCCGCGGCCAGCATCTGCGCGCCCGGGTCGTGCGCACCCCGGAGCGCATGGTCTCCGGGGAGGCCTCGGCGGTCATCCGGGCGGTGAACGGCGGCCCCGCCCTGCCCCCGGGCCGTCGCGAACGGGCGGCGGAGTCCGGCGTCGCCGGGGCCCCGACCCTCCTGTCGAACGCGGAGACCTACGCACAGCTCGCGGTCGCCGCACGGCTCGGCGCACGGCGCTACGGCCACACCGGCCTGTCCGACGAGCCCGGCACGGTCCTGCTCACCGTCTCGGGGGCCGTGGCGCGTCCGATGGTGATCGAAGTGCCCACCGGAGTGCCCCTGCGCTACGTCCTGCAACTGGCCGGCGCTCCGCCCCTCCCTCAGGGCGTGCTCACGGGCGGCTACCACGGCAACTGGATCGATGCGACGGCCTCGCACGACGCCGTGGTCTCCAGAGCCTCCCTGGCCGCGGCGGGCGGCGCGCTCGGGGCCGGCGCCATCCTGCCGATCGGGCCGGAGACCTGCCCGCTCGGTGAGTCCCTGAGAATCGCGAACTGGCTGGCCGCGGAGACCGCGGGCCAGTGCGGCCCCTGCAAGCTGGGGCTGCCGGCGGCCGCCGGCGGCCTCTCCGACGTGCTGAACGGGGGCGGTCCCGCCGCACTGGAGGCGCTGCGTGAGGTGACCCAGGCCGTGAAGGGCCGCGGGGCGTGCAAACACCCGGACGGATCCGCCCGTTTCCTGGCATCCACCCTCTCGGCATTCACGGACGACCTCGCCGCACACGTGCTCGACGGAGGCTGCGGACGGGAGACGCTCGGGGTTCTTCCGTTGCCCTCCCCCGGCTACGAGGACCTGGAGGAGTCCATCCCGAGCGGCGAGAAGCTGGCGGTGGACTGGACCCTCTGCCAGGGGCACGGCCTGTGCGCGGACATCGTTCCCGAACTGATCAGGCTGGGTCCCGACGGCTATCCGGCACTCGCGGACGCCGCCGTTCCGGTGCATCTGCGGGGCCGGGCCCAGCGCGCCGTACGGCGGTGTCCCGCCCTGGCCCTCCGTATCGAACAGGCACCCGCCGAGCGTCCCGCGCTCCCGAGCGCGGGACGCCGGGCGCTGGGCAGCGGACGGGGCTGA
- a CDS encoding histidine phosphatase family protein, with product MNGSGSGRGRKIVLWRHGQTAWNLERRFQGSTDIELTGTGVEQARRAARLLASLKPDAIVASDLRRAAATAAELASVTGLDVAHDSALRETYAGAWQGLTHEEIVKQYGEQYAAWKRGEPVRRGGGELETEVADRAAPVVLAHAGKLPDAGTLVVVSHGGTIRTTIGRLLGLEAHHWEGLGGLSNCCWSVLGEGARGWRLLEHNAGTLPEPVLGDDD from the coding sequence CTGAACGGCAGCGGCAGCGGCAGGGGCCGCAAGATCGTCCTCTGGCGTCACGGCCAGACGGCGTGGAATCTCGAGCGTCGCTTCCAGGGCTCCACGGACATCGAGCTCACCGGCACCGGCGTCGAACAGGCCCGTCGTGCCGCCCGGCTGCTCGCCTCGCTGAAGCCGGACGCGATCGTGGCGTCCGACCTGCGGCGGGCAGCGGCCACCGCCGCCGAGCTCGCCTCGGTGACCGGTCTGGACGTCGCCCACGACTCCGCGCTGCGCGAGACGTACGCGGGAGCCTGGCAAGGCCTCACGCACGAGGAGATCGTCAAGCAGTACGGGGAGCAGTACGCCGCGTGGAAGCGCGGTGAGCCCGTCCGCAGGGGCGGTGGCGAGCTGGAGACCGAGGTCGCCGACCGGGCCGCCCCGGTCGTTCTGGCGCACGCCGGCAAGCTGCCCGACGCGGGCACGCTCGTCGTCGTGAGCCACGGCGGCACGATCCGGACGACCATCGGCCGTCTGCTCGGCCTCGAGGCGCACCACTGGGAGGGGCTCGGCGGGCTCTCCAACTGCTGCTGGTCCGTGCTGGGCGAAGGCGCGCGCGGCTGGCGCCTGCTCGAGCACAACGCGGGGACTCTCCCCGAACCGGTGCTCGGGGACGACGATTGA
- the rsfS gene encoding ribosome silencing factor, with protein sequence MTATDRSIELINAAAQAAADRLAHDIIAYDVSDVLSITDAFLLASAPNDRQVKSIVDEIEERLQKELGAKPVRREGDRDARWILLDYVDIVIHVQHSEERVFYALERLWKDCPEIALPEDAVKTRGKAEEHAQLNGGTEGEQS encoded by the coding sequence GTGACCGCCACGGACCGCTCCATCGAGCTCATCAACGCCGCCGCCCAGGCGGCGGCCGACCGGCTCGCGCACGACATCATCGCCTACGACGTCAGCGATGTGCTGTCGATCACCGACGCCTTCCTGCTGGCCTCGGCTCCCAACGACCGCCAGGTCAAGTCGATCGTCGACGAGATCGAGGAGCGGCTCCAGAAGGAGCTCGGCGCCAAGCCGGTACGCCGCGAGGGCGACCGCGACGCCCGCTGGATCCTCCTCGACTACGTCGACATCGTCATCCACGTCCAGCACAGCGAGGAGCGCGTGTTCTACGCGCTCGAGCGGCTGTGGAAGGACTGCCCCGAGATCGCCCTTCCCGAGGACGCGGTCAAGACCCGGGGCAAGGCCGAGGAGCACGCCCAGCTCAACGGCGGCACGGAAGGTGAACAGAGCTGA
- a CDS encoding LCP family protein, with amino-acid sequence MNDRQNPYDPYQQQPQIIGYDEYGQPVYQQQGQQQYDPYAQQQPQQPQHDGQPQQGYGYDPYAGTQQQYDPYTAQYTQQEAQPTQQQGYGYDDGGYGTYGTYGQDAGGTAVDGSTQQWNAPQAPAAPAAAPPPPVPEPRSEPEPAADAAVPGPRRADRDYRTEQFSFIEEPDEDSEDVIDWLKFTESRSERREEARRRGRNRMVALIVVVALVIVGGAGYLWFAGKIPGVSGQDEKGATATGPQKRDVIVVHLHNTKKGGTSTALLVDNVTTEQGTTVLLPNSLAVAADDGSTTTLGTSVDDDGSTGTRESIDTLLGTSISGTWRLDTPYLENLVELVGNIEVDTDTDVPDTKKGAAPLVRKGEGQTLSGQMAVAYATYQGAGEPETKQLMRFGQVMRSVLRKLSEDPKAATVTIETLAQILDPSLPEQDLGASLAKLAGHAKVGAYKTELLPVQSDGTLTEKATASVVKDVLGGKVKAPDQGAAVRVGIKNATGDTKGTEAARVQLVNGGYAFVDGGKAAAAASSQVVYGTAEDKAKAVEVAKTLGLPESAVKKGEPAANADVSVALGQDYKIPEQTS; translated from the coding sequence GTGAACGACCGACAGAACCCGTACGACCCGTACCAGCAGCAGCCGCAGATCATCGGCTACGACGAGTACGGGCAGCCGGTCTATCAGCAGCAGGGGCAGCAGCAGTACGACCCGTACGCCCAGCAGCAGCCCCAGCAGCCCCAGCACGACGGGCAACCGCAGCAGGGTTACGGCTACGACCCGTACGCCGGTACGCAGCAGCAGTACGACCCCTACACCGCCCAGTACACGCAGCAGGAGGCGCAGCCTACGCAGCAGCAGGGCTACGGGTACGACGACGGCGGTTACGGCACCTACGGCACGTACGGCCAGGACGCCGGCGGCACAGCCGTCGACGGTTCCACCCAGCAGTGGAACGCGCCCCAGGCGCCTGCGGCACCGGCGGCCGCACCGCCGCCACCGGTGCCGGAGCCGCGCAGCGAGCCCGAGCCGGCCGCCGACGCCGCCGTCCCCGGACCGCGCCGCGCCGACCGCGACTACCGGACCGAGCAGTTCTCCTTCATCGAGGAGCCCGACGAGGACTCCGAAGACGTCATCGACTGGCTGAAGTTCACCGAGAGCCGCAGCGAGCGGCGCGAGGAAGCACGCCGGCGCGGGCGCAACCGGATGGTCGCGCTGATAGTCGTGGTGGCCCTCGTGATCGTCGGTGGAGCGGGCTACCTCTGGTTCGCCGGGAAGATCCCGGGAGTCTCGGGGCAGGACGAGAAGGGCGCCACGGCGACCGGACCGCAGAAGCGCGACGTCATCGTGGTCCACCTGCACAACACCAAGAAGGGCGGCACCTCCACGGCGCTGCTCGTCGACAACGTCACCACCGAGCAGGGCACCACCGTCCTGCTCCCCAACTCGCTGGCCGTGGCGGCGGACGACGGTTCCACCACCACACTCGGCACGTCGGTCGACGACGACGGCTCCACCGGCACCCGTGAGTCGATCGACACCCTGCTCGGCACCAGCATCAGCGGCACGTGGCGGCTGGACACCCCGTACCTCGAGAACCTCGTCGAGCTCGTGGGCAACATCGAGGTGGACACCGACACGGACGTGCCCGACACGAAGAAGGGCGCCGCGCCGCTCGTACGCAAGGGCGAGGGGCAGACGCTGAGCGGCCAGATGGCCGTCGCGTACGCCACCTACCAGGGCGCGGGCGAACCGGAGACCAAGCAGCTGATGCGCTTCGGACAGGTGATGCGCAGCGTGCTGCGCAAGCTGTCGGAGGATCCCAAGGCCGCGACCGTCACCATCGAGACCCTCGCGCAGATCCTCGACCCCTCCCTGCCGGAGCAGGACCTCGGTGCCTCCCTGGCCAAGCTCGCCGGGCACGCCAAGGTGGGGGCCTACAAGACGGAACTGCTCCCCGTGCAGAGCGACGGAACCCTCACGGAGAAGGCCACCGCGAGCGTCGTCAAGGACGTCCTCGGCGGCAAGGTGAAGGCCCCGGACCAGGGTGCGGCCGTCCGCGTCGGCATCAAGAACGCCACGGGGGACACGAAGGGTACGGAGGCCGCCAGGGTCCAGCTGGTCAACGGTGGATACGCCTTCGTCGACGGCGGCAAGGCGGCCGCCGCGGCCTCGTCCCAGGTGGTCTACGGGACCGCGGAGGACAAGGCGAAGGCGGTCGAGGTCGCCAAGACCCTCGGCCTTCCGGAGAGCGCGGTGAAGAAGGGCGAGCCGGCCGCGAACGCCGACGTGTCCGTGGCCCTCGGGCAGGACTACAAGATCCCCGAGCAGACGTCGTAA
- the nadD gene encoding nicotinate-nucleotide adenylyltransferase: MGEQEVPTGRAKRRLGVMGGTFDPIHHGHLVAASEVAAHFHLDEVVFVPTGQPWQKSHKQVSPAEDRYLMTVIATASNPQFSVSRSDIDRGGPTYTIDTLRDLRTAHGDADLFFITGADALSQILTWRDAEELFSLSHFIGVTRPGHVLTDDGLPEGGVSLVEVPALAISSTDCRARVAQGEPVWYLVPDGVVRYIDKRQLYRGE; the protein is encoded by the coding sequence ATGGGAGAGCAGGAAGTGCCTACCGGCCGGGCCAAGCGCCGACTCGGCGTGATGGGCGGGACCTTTGACCCGATCCATCACGGACACCTGGTGGCGGCCAGTGAAGTGGCCGCCCACTTCCACCTCGACGAGGTCGTCTTCGTCCCGACCGGGCAGCCGTGGCAGAAGAGCCACAAGCAGGTGTCCCCGGCCGAGGACCGCTATCTGATGACGGTCATCGCCACCGCGTCCAACCCGCAGTTCTCGGTGAGCCGCAGCGACATCGACCGTGGCGGTCCGACCTACACGATCGATACGCTGCGGGACCTGCGGACGGCCCACGGCGACGCGGACCTCTTCTTCATCACCGGCGCCGACGCCCTGTCCCAGATCCTCACCTGGCGGGACGCCGAGGAGCTGTTCTCCCTCTCCCACTTCATCGGTGTGACCCGGCCGGGTCATGTGCTGACGGACGACGGGCTGCCCGAGGGCGGCGTCTCGCTGGTGGAGGTGCCCGCGCTGGCGATCTCGTCCACGGACTGCCGTGCCAGGGTCGCCCAGGGGGAGCCGGTCTGGTACCTGGTGCCGGACGGTGTCGTCCGCTACATCGACAAGCGCCAGCTGTACCGCGGCGAATGA
- a CDS encoding M48 family metallopeptidase — MTDASHESVPSRHRKRFPGISSRAYEHPADRSALVALRKLTGFDTVFKALSGLLPERSLRLLFLSDSVRVSDAQFAHLNDMLRDACYILDLEKVPPMYVSQDPRPNAMCIGLDEPIIVVTTGLVELLDEEEMRAVVGHEVGHALSGHAVYRTILLFLTGLALKVAWIPLGNVAIMAIVTALREWFRKSELSADRAGLLVGQDLRSSMRGLMKIAGGNHLHEMNVDAFLAQAEEYEKGGDLRDSVLKILNVLPRSHPFTTVRAAELKKWSETRDFQRVMDGHYPRRDEDKDTSVTDSFRESAAHYADTVRTSKDPLMKLVGDIAGGAGDLGGKLRDRFTGAGGSAGAGGAAKGGTPSSDTTGGSEGTWRRPEPGEDPDPGN; from the coding sequence ATGACCGACGCCAGTCACGAGAGCGTGCCGAGCAGGCACCGCAAGCGATTTCCGGGCATCTCCTCCCGGGCCTACGAACACCCGGCGGACCGCTCGGCCCTGGTGGCCCTGCGCAAGCTGACCGGTTTCGACACGGTGTTCAAGGCGCTGAGCGGCCTGCTTCCCGAGCGCAGCCTGCGGCTGCTCTTCCTGTCGGACTCCGTCCGGGTGAGCGACGCCCAGTTCGCCCATCTCAACGACATGCTGCGGGATGCCTGTTACATCCTGGACCTGGAGAAGGTCCCGCCGATGTACGTCAGCCAGGACCCGCGGCCCAACGCCATGTGCATCGGCCTCGACGAGCCGATCATCGTGGTGACGACCGGGCTGGTGGAGCTGCTCGACGAGGAGGAGATGCGGGCCGTCGTGGGCCACGAGGTGGGCCACGCGCTCTCCGGCCACGCGGTGTACCGCACGATATTGCTCTTCCTCACCGGTCTCGCGCTCAAGGTGGCGTGGATCCCGCTCGGCAACGTCGCGATCATGGCGATCGTGACGGCGCTGCGCGAATGGTTCCGCAAGTCGGAGCTGTCCGCCGACCGGGCCGGTCTCCTGGTGGGGCAGGATCTGCGGTCCTCCATGCGCGGACTGATGAAGATCGCCGGCGGCAACCACCTCCACGAGATGAATGTGGACGCCTTCCTCGCCCAGGCCGAGGAGTACGAGAAGGGCGGCGACCTCCGCGACTCCGTGCTCAAGATCCTCAATGTGCTGCCCCGCTCGCACCCGTTCACGACGGTCCGGGCCGCGGAGCTGAAGAAGTGGTCGGAGACCCGGGACTTCCAGCGCGTCATGGACGGCCACTACCCCAGGCGCGACGAGGACAAGGACACGTCGGTGACGGACTCCTTCCGTGAGTCCGCGGCGCACTACGCCGACACGGTCCGCACCAGCAAGGATCCGCTGATGAAGCTCGTCGGTGACATCGCGGGCGGTGCCGGCGACCTCGGCGGCAAGCTCCGCGACAGGTTCACCGGCGCGGGCGGCAGCGCCGGCGCGGGCGGTGCGGCCAAGGGCGGCACACCCTCGTCGGACACTACGGGCGGCTCCGAGGGGACCTGGCGGCGTCCGGAGCCCGGAGAGGACCCGGATCCGGGGAACTGA
- a CDS encoding SCO2583 family membrane protein, whose translation MTGRGEPPEGPSENPSGGEDEYRSLVFDESFVRAARLQEFSAQERMGEHARAVRSLPRRGSRRRHSRAGIALVVLIVLAFATAVYTGFRNPYPTPVGRRAEPLRTTVIPLAPQGPVPGGTAVSLLADGPATGHRSGASGINLPPVRRTKNFSDSQVTMALTTVKDYLVNSSLDPDVLTGGVVRPVGRLLDPDQTAQFDRSVGTPADGGEDSAIGWLVRFDPAEVELAAPDIRVRGTLSYAETGADTLEVVSDHTFTYVLRPAAPGPHRADGASLFTVRRVLHFLLDREDIRLHRLEVRNAYVQAGPQSCSAAATGVLRPLLAGERAAARGPSGTDPYATGVPTAALCGTLAVSSPDPGPLRAPDAARSPRSRP comes from the coding sequence ATGACAGGCCGCGGAGAACCGCCGGAAGGGCCGTCCGAGAACCCCTCGGGCGGGGAGGACGAGTACCGCTCACTCGTCTTCGACGAATCGTTCGTGCGCGCTGCCCGGCTGCAGGAGTTCTCGGCCCAGGAGCGCATGGGCGAGCACGCGCGCGCCGTACGCTCCCTCCCGCGCCGCGGCTCCCGCCGGCGCCACTCCCGGGCGGGTATCGCCCTCGTCGTGCTGATCGTGCTGGCCTTCGCCACCGCCGTCTACACAGGCTTCCGCAACCCCTATCCGACGCCCGTCGGCAGACGCGCCGAACCGCTCCGGACCACGGTGATCCCCCTCGCCCCGCAGGGGCCCGTACCGGGAGGGACCGCGGTGTCGCTCCTCGCCGACGGTCCGGCCACGGGCCACCGCAGCGGCGCCTCGGGCATCAATCTGCCGCCGGTCCGACGGACGAAGAACTTCTCCGACAGCCAGGTGACCATGGCCCTGACGACGGTCAAGGACTACCTGGTGAACTCCTCGCTCGACCCCGACGTGCTCACCGGCGGGGTGGTCCGGCCGGTGGGGCGCCTGCTCGATCCGGACCAGACGGCGCAGTTCGACAGGAGCGTGGGAACACCGGCCGACGGCGGCGAGGACAGCGCCATCGGCTGGCTGGTGCGCTTCGACCCGGCCGAGGTGGAACTGGCGGCTCCCGACATCCGGGTCCGGGGCACCCTCTCCTACGCGGAGACGGGGGCGGACACCTTGGAGGTGGTGTCCGACCACACCTTCACCTACGTGTTGCGGCCCGCCGCTCCCGGACCCCACCGGGCGGACGGGGCCTCGCTCTTCACCGTGCGGAGGGTCCTGCACTTCCTGCTCGACCGCGAGGACATCCGGCTCCACCGGCTGGAGGTCCGCAACGCCTACGTCCAGGCCGGCCCGCAGTCCTGCTCGGCCGCGGCCACGGGTGTCCTGCGCCCGCTGCTCGCCGGAGAGCGGGCGGCCGCCCGGGGCCCGTCAGGCACCGATCCGTACGCCACGGGCGTACCCACGGCGGCGCTCTGCGGCACGCTGGCCGTCAGTTCCCCGGATCCGGGTCCTCTCCGGGCTCCGGACGCCGCCAGGTCCCCTCGGAGCCGCCCGTAG
- a CDS encoding SCO2584 family spore wall biosynthesis protein, with protein MPDDVGGRPFPDGWEPDDDRGGADEDFASVVFDEDFVRSAEIHEPTAVERLLAAAQARAEAEASRARSGAGSLDDDLYDDDYGPDGVYGRERAFGDPFDPDGSYSAHEDDNGPYGRHGGSLRPYRGAARWHRPVAWLLALLMGIGMVALAFSAVYRGAGDDQEGQVPPPVTSGVDRPGTAPSASADYSRPAVSAVPRTP; from the coding sequence GTGCCGGACGACGTGGGGGGCAGGCCGTTCCCGGACGGCTGGGAGCCCGACGACGACCGCGGGGGCGCGGACGAGGACTTCGCCTCCGTGGTGTTCGACGAGGACTTCGTCAGGTCCGCCGAGATCCATGAACCCACCGCCGTCGAGCGGCTGCTGGCCGCCGCGCAGGCCCGGGCCGAGGCGGAGGCGAGCCGCGCCCGCTCGGGCGCCGGTTCCCTGGACGACGACCTCTACGACGACGACTACGGGCCGGACGGCGTGTACGGCCGCGAGAGGGCCTTCGGGGACCCCTTCGACCCCGATGGGTCCTACAGCGCCCACGAGGACGACAACGGCCCGTACGGGCGTCATGGCGGCTCCCTGCGCCCGTACCGGGGTGCCGCTCGCTGGCACCGGCCGGTCGCGTGGCTGCTCGCGCTGCTGATGGGCATCGGGATGGTGGCGCTGGCCTTCAGCGCCGTGTACCGCGGTGCGGGGGACGACCAGGAGGGCCAGGTGCCGCCGCCGGTGACGAGTGGTGTCGACCGGCCTGGCACGGCCCCCTCGGCCTCGGCCGACTACTCGCGCCCCGCGGTCTCCGCCGTCCCCCGCACGCCCTGA